The genomic segment GGCTAAACTTTAATCTGAGGATTTAAAACCAATCCAAACAACGGTGTGCAGACCTTGGAGTGGGAGGGGTCTCTTCTGCACACCAGCACCAATCAGGTGCTCTCTCTTACAAGTCGTAGCCCAGTCGCTCGATCTCGTCGATCAGGAAGTCGATGTCGGAGCGCGTGGCGGCCGGGTTGGAGATCACCATGCGGAAGAAGTTCACCTTCGTCCCTTGTGGCTGGTAGCCCACCATGGTGGTCCCACACTCCATCATCAGCGCCTTGATCTTAGGAGCCACCTGCGCTCACGAGAGAGGACATATGCTGGTCACTCATTGGTCGAAACAGACCCATGCCGATCACTGATTGGTCCAACAGACCCATGCCGATCACTGATTGGTCTAACAGACCCATACTGATCACTCATTGGACTAACATACCCATACGGATCCCATACTGATCACTCATAGGTCTAACATACCCATACTGATAGCTCATTGGTCTAACAGACCCATACTGATCACTGATTGGTCTAACAGACCCATACTGATGACTCATTGATCTAACAAACCCCTACTGTCCCCTCATTGGTCTAACACACACCGACTTTCCCCTCATTGGTCCAACAGACTCATACTGATCACCCATTGGTCTAACAGACCCATACTGATCACTCATTGGTCCAACACAACCATACTGATCAGTCATTGATCTAACATACCCCTACTGTCCCCTCATTGGTCCGACACACCCGTAATGATGAATGATTAGCATCATGGAAATCATTGGGGATCGAAACCTAGTACATTTCTGGTTGGTCTCCCTACATTACCCTGCTCCCATGAGCATAATAACGTCTAACACCGGCCGCAAGGGAAGGGTCGTAGGtcggagcgggggggggggggtcacccagaggtcaggggtcgttACCTTGTGCAGCCGCTCCCGTCGCTCCTGGCCGTCGGGCAGGCTCCGCAGGCTCAGCGGAAGGTACCAGAAGCACACGTTGGTGTGCTGGGGCTGATGGAGAAACAGATGAAGGGGCCATGAGAAAGGTTGGACAGGATCACTGAATCAATACGCACTTCTGAAGTCACTTGTTTTTTTGCGATCGGCTAAAAAATGTGCATTAGGTGTCGGACATTAGGCGGCTACGATTCGGTGGGTTCACGTTCAATCAAAGTTTTGATGAGGACCATTATAAAAACATTATGGCTTTAAGTTGAGGCTTGTTTTATTAGATGAAGTGTTGAACCAACTGGATGTTATCAAAGTATATCATCCAAACTGTAGCGTAGCGGGACGGTTATGTCGGTTCAACGATCCATTTCCGAGGCCACAGCTTCACTGGAGCTCTGTTAATGAGTTCCCGTGGTTTTTAATCATCAGAGAAATTAGCAGCTCCGACCCATTTTAAAGGGTTTTAATTGTGGGACGTTACGTATCTGCTGAGACGAGGAGGGAAAGAGTATCTCTAGAAGTACCTCTCCTTCGAACACCATCTGGTACCCCTCTCTGGTCTTGATCTTATTGTAGAGATACGCGGACAGGTCGAGACATTTGTCGATATGCTGCTCAAACCCTACTGTTCcctgtgagagagggagggagggagggagggagggagggagggagggagggagagagagagagagagagggagagggagagagagagagagagagagagagagagagagagagagagagagagagagagagagagatcaatataattaatattactaatattaaTCAATAAGGTTATCAATATTAAGGTTGTTCTCTCTTCTACAACGGTAAATATGACCACATCCTCATCCCACTCAAACTAAACTCCTTAAACTCTAATACCTGACTCAAACACATTATAATCATCATCTACAGACAAGGCATAAAGCTACCAAAACTACCTTTGCCTTCCACATGAGCCAGAACTTGAAGATATCCACATGCCGTCCACACTGGATGGCCTTGTCTCCCGTGTCGTAGCTGATGTCGTACTGTTTGTCCGGCTGGAACAGGTAGCCGGCACACATGGAGTTGCAGCCTTGTAGTACGCCCTGCGATCATAGAAACACAAGAGGCCGACAGGAGACAGGGTTGATGCACCAAAGACGACATGGagcattaatgtgtgtgttcgcCTGCATGCTTTGcatatatgttgtgtgtgtgtgtgtgtgtgtgtgtgtgtgtgtgtgtgtgtgtgtgtgtgtgtgtgtgtgtgtgtgtgtgtgtgtgtgtgtgtgtgtgtgtgtgtgtgtgtgtgtgtgtgtgtctgtatgtgtgtctgtatatgtgtgtctgtatatgtgtgtgtgtgagtgtctgtctgtctgtctgtctgtctgtctgtgtgtgtgcgtgcgtgcgttcgtgcgtgcgtgtgagtatgtgtgtctgtgtgtgtgtgcgtgtgtgtctgtatgtgtgtctgtatatgtgtgtgtgtgtgtgtgcgtgcgtgtgtaaagCTTACCCGCTCCCTGACCAGTATGGCAGAGCACTGCAGTGGGACTCCCATCATCTTATGAGGGTTCCAGGTGACAGAGTTTGCTCTGCAGAGACGTTGAGACACAGTAAGACAGCTATACTATTCTATGGTACATCCAGGCCGTATGTAATATGTAAAAGCTGTAATAGCTGTGTAGCATCACGTACTATGCTGTTTTATACATACATTCAGTCAGACTCCACaacacgcttttatccaaagccactaaAGTTGAGTCTGAGAACAACCAAAACATGCAATCACGATTAAGAACTACAAAACTCTAAAACCAAAAACTACAAGAGCTGCATGACCTGTTTGTAATGACATAACGGGGCGGAGCTCTGAGTAGCTAAATGAACCACAAAGACATGGTGAATAGATTTGAAACTAAAGATATATTAGTGCATCATAGTCGCATCCCAGaggtatctctgtatctctataCACCACATCCCTTCGCTTAGCAGAGGGATGTCCGCCCTAGGCCAGAATCCCCTGCCTGAGTTAGGACTGACCAGCCAAGTGAGGTTACCTCAGGTTACCTTTGACTAGCTgaggattcacacacacattcaggaaCGTACCGCTCAATCCCATTcagcttgtgtctgtgtttcctggACATCAGCAGCCCTCCTCCCCATGCACCCTGTACACAATAAACGACAATAAACAACGATTGACAACAGTTATAGCACAGAGTAATGTCACCACCACAATTAACATCGTGACGTCGTCTTTTCAAATGTCATCATTCCATCAATGTGTTTAATCTCTGAAGTACTTTGAATCGTGTTTGCTGTCTGGAAGGTTCTGTGTAACAAAAGTTTGATTTGATCTGATTTGATCGGAAAAATAAttagaaatgtaaaatataactGATGATATGATATCCCTTCTCGTtcactgtcacgtcatttaatctattaattcgtgatctgggaaacgtaatttcaattttttcgtgccaaaagcacaaatttctaacaatatgacagctttggccatccgtttctactttcacctttgattctgagaaattgtgacaattcacggatatatttaatgcaggtgcgctgctctgtaggcaaaccgcaacggaaaaaaaggtagctgcttcatctcttctttttagaatgagttagaaatttgtgcttttggcacggAAAAATTTAAATTCCATGGCCCAGATCACAAattaatagattaaatgacgtgacgtgacagtgtcacatatttccgtgagactcGGTTGTATCTGCAGCCCGCAGCCCTACGGTGTTTTATGGTATCGGTGTCAAGGCTTGGGTGTTTCCTCACGTCCACGTGGAGCCACATGTTGTACTTCTCACAGATGTCCGCGATCTCGTTGATGGGGTCGAAGGCGCCGTAGACCGTGGAGCCACCGGTGGCGTTCACGAACATCGGGACGTAGCCCTGTGGTAACAACAGCATCAGGGAGACGTTAGTCAccgtttaaaggtgacatatttcACCACCCAGGTgtgagagtgtgattagccgttacaagccaatTTGAAAATCGgccgcttctgacatcacaggtgggtgtgtccacctagatgtatgctggatagataagtctaccagcctacccagtggactgtagcaagcgttgctcatctatccgtcatcatgtcggaagaggcagattttccaaacgTCTCGTAACacttaatcacactcacacctggtggtataatatgtcaccttttaacATGCTGAGATCCAGAGATCGTTGATCTCCCTGTCCTCATATCCACCCCTTCTCTATTCTCCACTCTCCACTTTGGGAGGGCCCTCCCAGCTGCATGTCTCGTTAAATCCTCCCCGGTTGGTGCAGCGCTTCAGGGTCCAGCGAGGGGCTTTAGGAGGCGGATGGATCACACGTCCACCCAGAGAGAACCATTAACCTCAGGCTGGACCTTTCTGTTGTTCGGGAACAGGTCTGTCCTCGCTCCACAGTGAGGGGGAAAAACACTGAGTTCTCCCCGCACTGTGAGTGTTGGTCCTGCTGCATCGTCATCTCCATCATCATCGTAATCCTGGTCCTTGTCATTgtcatcatcttcatcgtcgtcatcatcaccatcatcatcctcatcgtaaTCCTTGCCATTATCATTGTTGTCGTCTtcaacctcatcatcaccaccaccatcttccTTATCCTCATCGTTATCATCgctatcttcatcatcatcatcatcatcatcatcatcatcatcctcaaccTCCATCTCATCATCCTCTCTGGTATGTGTACATTAGGGCTCAGTCCATGTCGTTCCATAACTGAGACCCCAATGTTTCCAACACATAAATTACCTTCTGCTTTGCGTCGATGACTTTGGCTTCCAGATCTGCCGGGATGACTCTCCCTCTGTGGAACGAAGGGACACCAAACGTGACGCGCGTGAGGCTACATCGAGATACGTTCCAACCAATCACGCGCAGCCGCCCGCCCGCATGTGACTCGCGTCCGCCACCCACCTCTCGTCCGTCTTGAGCAGGATCAGGTTCTCCGTCCCGAAGCCCAGGGCAGCGCTCGCCTTCTTGATGGAGTAGTGGCtctgggggacgggggacggttAGAGACACTCAGTATGCAGCGTTTAGTCACCGTCGTTTAGCCCAGCGTTGCGCACACTGTGTTTAGCCAGGGCCCAGTAGTGCCGGCCCCTTCGCCTCCAGGGTCCACTTAGACCCACATAAATAAGACGGAGTATATACAGAGCTGGAATGGCCGAATTAGCATTAATGCCAAAACGAAGAGGGTGTTAAGTGTTTTCCATCCCTGAATGAGTGACTGAGGACCGGTAGTCCCGGCTGTGGGGCTGAGTCAGCACTAATGTTCAGCAGACACTTACGGGGACTTATTTTGGGACTTCCCCTTGAAGTCATGAAAAGGCGTCCGCTGGATTCAGATACTAGGCGTTAAGGTCAGACTACCAGCTCAGGAAGCCACACGGGTCAGGCTCGGACAtcgggggatcgaacccagtgctTTGCGTCTGGGATTCGAACACCATAACCGCTACACTACCCTGCCCCTAGCCACGCCATCCTACCCTAAAGTCATTCTGTTACTTTGttagaatgtttatttttttattcggCTCCCCTCTGCCCTTTCGGTGCGTTGTCATCTCTGATCATCCTAACGCCACGGTTACAGTAACCATGCCAACAGAGGCCTGGTTCTCCTCACGTGTTCGGAGGTGAAGAGGACCAGCCGAGGTGCGGCGGCCATGCCTTTGGTCTTGACCTCGGGGAAGTACTTGTATCTGGCGATCATCACGCTGTACATGTTGGATATAGCGCCGCCTGCGGACAACGACAGGGGACATTTAAAGTCGAGCGTCGTAGCATCGGTGGAACACAAACAAAGAGAGTATCTAACTGTTGCAGAAGCCCACACGGGCTAGGAAGATGTGTTTGCGAGATCTCTCACCTGGAGAGAAAAtaccgtctccctctccctcaggcCAGCCAACGATCTCCCTCATCTTCTTCAGAGTCAGCTGCTCCATCAGCACGAAGACTGGA from the Gadus macrocephalus chromosome 20, ASM3116895v1 genome contains:
- the LOC132449074 gene encoding glutamate decarboxylase 1-like, translating into MAESAPPCSSSAGEGEPDPNSTHLPPPGSSYDAWYGVAHGCTRKLGIKICGFLQKNNNLDDKGRIVSSFQERSSKNQRSCDNSARDGRFRRSETDFSNLFARDLLPAKNGEEQTMQFLFEIVDILTTYVRKTFDRSTKVLDFHHPHQLLEGMEGFNLELSDQPESLEQILVDCRDTLKYGVRTGHPRFFNQLSTGLDIIGLAGEWLTSTANTNMFTYEIAPVFVLMEQLTLKKMREIVGWPEGEGDGIFSPGGAISNMYSVMIARYKYFPEVKTKGMAAAPRLVLFTSEHSHYSIKKASAALGFGTENLILLKTDERGRVIPADLEAKVIDAKQKGYVPMFVNATGGSTVYGAFDPINEIADICEKYNMWLHVDGAWGGGLLMSRKHRHKLNGIERANSVTWNPHKMMGVPLQCSAILVRERGVLQGCNSMCAGYLFQPDKQYDISYDTGDKAIQCGRHVDIFKFWLMWKAKGTVGFEQHIDKCLDLSAYLYNKIKTREGYQMVFEGEPQHTNVCFWYLPLSLRSLPDGQERRERLHKVAPKIKALMMECGTTMVGYQPQGTKVNFFRMVISNPAATRSDIDFLIDEIERLGYDL